The following are encoded together in the Chlamydiales bacterium genome:
- a CDS encoding Asp23/Gls24 family envelope stress response protein has protein sequence MKIDTKEFELPDTLFIRDIDSQVFHSIVLQCLTQIEGIHLLEGSLVSSLLGLEEASHVKGIYIEQDQRNHSVNVKVEVNVAYGVPIPKKAEEIQTTISMEITKMTGLHVGAVHVVFKNLYFPDNKREKIIGIEPSSNSDYSDKF, from the coding sequence ATGAAGATAGATACTAAAGAATTTGAGCTTCCAGACACCCTTTTCATCAGAGACATCGATAGTCAAGTGTTTCACTCTATCGTTTTGCAATGTCTTACACAGATAGAAGGGATACATCTTTTAGAAGGTAGTTTAGTAAGTAGCTTGCTGGGCCTTGAAGAGGCATCTCATGTTAAGGGCATTTACATTGAACAAGACCAAAGGAATCACTCGGTTAATGTTAAAGTAGAAGTAAATGTCGCTTATGGAGTGCCTATTCCTAAAAAGGCAGAGGAAATTCAAACTACGATCTCTATGGAAATCACTAAGATGACAGGCTTGCATGTAGGAGCTGTTCACGTAGTTTTTAAAAATCTCTATTTCCCAGATAACAAGAGAGAAAAAATTATAGGAATAGAGCCTTCTTCTAACAGTGACTATTCGGATAAATTTTAG
- a CDS encoding DUF4339 domain-containing protein, with product MSINFMDNLLMNLIFTLFFLAIIGFCCSAIAKRQGRSPALWFFIGFLFGIFGFIILLLLPLFTKFTYNRQTNQRIIAAKKTISTENVPCMPVEENPSIKQTPWFYLDNTHTSIGPISFTELLNLWRSQVVSTKSYVWQETMSAWEKVQNLPYLRELLEQE from the coding sequence ATGAGCATTAATTTTATGGATAACTTGCTAATGAATCTTATTTTTACTCTTTTCTTTCTAGCTATCATCGGCTTTTGTTGTTCTGCTATCGCCAAAAGGCAGGGCAGATCGCCTGCTTTATGGTTTTTTATAGGTTTTCTATTTGGTATATTCGGGTTTATCATACTTCTTTTGCTCCCTCTTTTTACAAAATTCACATACAACAGACAAACAAATCAACGTATCATCGCTGCAAAAAAAACCATCTCTACAGAAAATGTTCCTTGCATGCCTGTAGAAGAAAACCCTTCTATTAAACAAACCCCTTGGTTTTATTTAGATAATACTCACACGAGTATCGGCCCCATAAGCTTTACAGAGCTTCTTAACCTATGGCGCTCTCAGGTAGTCTCAACCAAATCCTATGTATGGCAAGAAACGATGAGTGCCTGGGAAAAGGTCCAAAATCTTCCTTATCTAAGAGAACTTTTAGAGCAGGAATAA